One genomic window of Geodermatophilus sp. DSM 44513 includes the following:
- a CDS encoding DUF4190 domain-containing protein: MPTNTFAILALVMAFVVSPVGLVLGILARRQIRQTGEQGDGLALAGIIVGGIGTALVVLAFLVFALALVAAGSGGFAP, encoded by the coding sequence GTGCCGACGAACACCTTCGCGATCCTGGCGCTGGTGATGGCCTTCGTCGTCAGCCCGGTGGGGCTGGTGCTCGGCATCCTCGCCCGCCGGCAGATCCGGCAGACCGGCGAGCAGGGCGACGGCCTGGCACTGGCCGGGATCATCGTGGGCGGGATCGGCACCGCACTGGTCGTGCTCGCCTTCCTGGTCTTCGCGCTGGCCCTCGTCGCGGCCGGCTCGGGCGGCTTC
- a CDS encoding TetR family transcriptional regulator, which yields MSARARCLAAALDLMASDGFNGTSMRDIARAAETSLSNLYNHFSSKSDVLVALLRDANDELLRRIRAELDTAGPGATERMAAGVRAYVTFSGECQTAAVLALSEFRYLRGEGRLAVVEARDTTESIFRRVIVDGVRTGEFRTPHPDGATRAIVSVCAAVPTWYRPDGPLSLAELADVHVRYVLAMLEASSVAARRPTAAEAGG from the coding sequence GTGAGCGCCCGCGCGCGCTGCCTGGCCGCGGCGCTGGACCTGATGGCCAGCGACGGCTTCAACGGGACGTCGATGCGGGACATCGCCCGCGCCGCCGAGACCAGCCTGTCCAACCTCTACAACCACTTCTCGTCCAAGTCCGACGTCCTGGTCGCCCTGCTGCGCGACGCCAACGACGAGTTGCTGCGGCGGATCCGTGCGGAACTCGACACGGCGGGTCCGGGAGCGACCGAGCGCATGGCCGCCGGCGTCCGGGCGTACGTGACGTTCTCCGGCGAGTGCCAGACGGCGGCGGTGCTCGCCCTGAGCGAGTTCCGCTACCTGCGGGGCGAGGGCCGTTTGGCGGTCGTCGAGGCGCGCGACACCACCGAAAGCATCTTCCGCAGAGTCATCGTGGACGGGGTCCGCACCGGGGAGTTCCGCACGCCGCACCCGGACGGCGCGACCCGAGCGATCGTCTCCGTCTGCGCGGCGGTGCCCACCTGGTACCGCCCCGACGGGCCACTGTCCCTCGCAGAACTCGCCGACGTCCACGTCCGCTATGTCCTCGCGATGCTGGAGGCGTCGTCGGTCGCGGCGCGACGGCCGACGGCTGCGGAGGCAGGAGGCTGA
- a CDS encoding alpha/beta fold hydrolase, with product MIRASYVTVRGALAYVEQSGSGRPVLCLHTAGQSGVQWRRTTERLAALGHRVIVPDLPGHGRSEPAIGGPVRDLGDYAEWCLELLELLEVHEPFVVGCSIGGKIALDLGVRAGARLAGIVAMAADARNSRASVSSLRRELEDAAAPSRSDRTYFGTLAVVGRRMPAERAELVATMHRREDPVVSTSDLLGWATHDLRASVHRIPCPTHLVVGDDDLWLDVADVVWTAEQIPHGGMTVLQGIGHYPMEEIDDFAALLHGWLVELDAGRTATAGRGSTRAEE from the coding sequence ATGATCCGGGCGAGCTACGTCACCGTCCGCGGCGCCCTGGCGTACGTCGAGCAGAGCGGGAGCGGTCGTCCCGTCCTCTGCCTGCACACCGCGGGCCAGAGCGGGGTCCAGTGGCGGCGGACGACGGAACGGCTGGCGGCGCTGGGTCACCGGGTGATCGTCCCGGACCTCCCGGGCCACGGGCGCTCGGAGCCGGCCATCGGGGGCCCGGTACGCGACCTGGGCGACTACGCCGAGTGGTGCCTCGAGCTGCTGGAACTCCTCGAGGTCCACGAACCCTTCGTGGTCGGCTGCTCCATCGGCGGCAAGATCGCCCTGGACCTGGGTGTACGGGCCGGCGCCCGGCTGGCCGGGATCGTCGCCATGGCGGCCGACGCCAGGAACAGTCGAGCCAGCGTGTCCAGCCTGCGGCGCGAACTGGAGGACGCCGCCGCCCCCAGCAGGAGCGACCGCACCTACTTCGGCACCCTGGCCGTCGTGGGACGCCGGATGCCCGCGGAGCGCGCCGAGCTCGTCGCGACCATGCACCGGCGCGAGGACCCGGTGGTCTCCACGTCCGACCTGCTCGGCTGGGCGACCCACGACCTGCGCGCGTCGGTGCACCGCATCCCGTGCCCGACGCACCTCGTGGTGGGTGACGACGATCTGTGGCTGGATGTGGCCGACGTGGTGTGGACTGCCGAGCAGATCCCGCACGGTGGGATGACCGTGCTGCAGGGCATCGGCCACTACCCCATGGAGGAGATCGATGACTTCGCTGCCCTCCTCCACGGCTGGTTGGTGGAGCTCGATGCGGGGCGCACCGCGACGGCGGGGCGGGGCAGCACGCGCGCAGAGGAGTGA